The nucleotide sequence GCTTGACCCCGCGAAATACCGGATCGAGGTGCTGCCCTGTTTCCGCAAAGACGGGATGCCGGACCAGAGTCATGATCAGCTGCGCGCGCTTGGTGTGACTGTCGACACCACCGCCTATACGCTCGGGTTCGAGGATACCGTGGCCTATCTGCGCCGCCGCATCACCGGGGCGGATATCGTGATCTCATCGCAGAATGTGGCCGATATTTACCCCGCGATGGACGGTCTGGCCCTGCATCCGCCGCTGATCGAACATGGCGGGCTGGTGTCAGAGGCGCTGGCCGGGCCAAAGCATCTGACCACCCGCTATGTCGGCGTCTGCGACACCATCCGCGCGGCTGCGGCGGGCCGGATGCCGGATCGCCCGCAGCATGCGATCGAAATCCCCTCGATGGTGGATCTGACCGAGTTCGATCCCGCGACCCGCGGGCCGATGCGGCACAGCCTTGGCGTTGCGCCGGACCAGATCCTGATCGGCTGGGTCGGGCGGCTGGACCGCAAGAAGCGGGTTGAGGATTTCCTCCGTGCGGCGGCCGACGTCGCCCGGACCGAACCGTTGGCGCGGTTTGTCATAGTGGGCGGCCCGGATGCCTTCATGCCGGACTATGCCGATGCGTTGCATCGGCTGGCGCAAACCCTCGGGCTGTCGGAACGGCTGATCTTCATCGGCGACCGGCCGATGTGCCCGCGCTGCTCTCCGCCATGGACATCTTCTGCTGGCTGTCACGCGGGGAAGGGATGCCGCATGTGATCGCCGAGGCCGGGCGGCGGGGCTGGCCGTGATCGCCACGCCCGACAACGGCGCATTGCAGCAGATCCGCGAAGACGACACCGGGGTGTTCGTGCCGCATGAAGCGCCCGCTGAACTCGCCACGGCCTTGCGGCGGCTGATCGCGGACCCGGCCCTTCGCGCCCGCCTAGGGATGGCCCTGCAGGCCCATGTCCGCAACACCTATTCCGCCGCCGTGGTGGTGCCGCAGTGGGAGCGGCTGTTCGCGCAGGTTCTAGACGAACGCCCCCCAGCCCCGCCCAGCGGACTGTTCCAGAGCTTCATCCTCGGCGGATGGGAAAGCTCCACCCACCGTCTGCGCAGCGGCACGCGGCTGGATGTGATCGCCGCCACCCACCACGACACGAATGGAGAGGGTGACTATCGCCAGTTGTCAGGTCTTGGCATCCGCGCCTGCCGCGATGCCCTGCGCTGGCATCTGATTGAAGCCGAACCGGGCGCTACGACTTCGCATCTTTCACCCCCATGCTGGATGCCGCGACCCGCACCGGCACGCAGGTGATCTGGGATCTGATGCATTATGGCTGGCCCGATGGGCTGGACATCTGGTCGCCTGCCTTTGTCGATTGTTTCGCCGCCTTCGCGCGTGCCGCCGCTCTGCACCTGCGCGACCGCAGCGACGCCGTGCCTTTCTGGTGCCCGATCAACGAGATCAGCTTCTTTTCATGGGCGGGCGGTGATGCCCGCTATCTGAACCCCTTTGCCTCAGGGCGGGGGTTTGAGCTGAAGGTCCAGCTGGCCCGTGCGGCCATCGCCGCGATGCGGGCCTTGCGCGACGTCGATCCGCGCGCGCGGTTTGTGCATGCCGAGCCGCTGATCGCCATTCATCACGATCCCCAAAGCGGCCGCCCGCTGTGGGAGGCGCAGGGCTGGCATGATGCCCAGTTTCAGGCCTTTGACCTGATCGCGGGGCGCATCTGGCCGCAAATCGACGGGGCGCCAGAATTCCTGGATATTGTAGGGTCAACTATTACTTCAACAATCAATGGGTGCATGGCGGGCCACCCGTTGACGTGGATTCCCTCCACTACGCGCCTTTGTCCGACCTTCTGTTCCAGGTGGCTGCCCGCTACAACCGCCCCTTCTGATCGCCGAAACCGGGATCGAGGGGGATCGCCGCGCCGCCTGGCTGGACTATGTCGTGGCAGAGACGGCGCGGGCGTCCCGGCGGGGTGTGCGGGTTGAGGGATCTGCCTCTACCCCATTGCGAACCATCCGGGCTGGGATGACGACCGGCTGTGCCAGAATGGCCTGCTGGGGCACGCTGTCGATCAGGGCACCAGAAGCGTCCACGCTCCACTCGCCCGCGCAATCAGCAATCTGGTGCTGCCTTTTGCTCAGAATGGGCCGCCTGTTTCAGCCAAACCCTGAGAAATCGCGGAAGCCTCACTTCTCTGACCCAGAGGCAGGAACATTCTGAGCGATCCCCTGTTGATAGCCGCGACCAGCCATACGCGGCCCCGTTCTGGCCAAGGCTGAAGTCACCGGCCAGTAACAGCGCTGACGCCCAACCAGGGAAGAATGTCATGATTTTCGAACCCTTTCTGACGGCCATGATCCTCGGGCTGATGGCGTTCATCGCTGCAGCCGAACCGACAGACGACGGGCTGATGGGTGGTGCGCGCCATGACTGACCGCGATCCAAAGCCCGATCCCATCCCGCCCGAGGTTCAGCGTCGCGTCGCACCGAACGTCATAGATCAGCGCCAACAGCAGATAGACCCGGCCGGAAAGCATCGGATCGACCCCAATGCCCGGCCCGACACCAATACCAAGCAGCCCGGCTCGCTCGGGACTGCCAGCAAGCCCCCCGCAAGCTCTGGAGAATAAGATGCCGAAGTTCAAAAGCGCCAGGATCCATGACCAGACACTGACCCGCGGTGCGGGTGGCGAATTGCATCAGACGGCGGAGGACGGGTTCGATACCCTGACCACCGCACAGGGCGGGCCGGTCGCAGATGACCAGAACGCGCTGAAAATCGGGGCTCGCGGCCCGACCCTGATCGAGGATTTCCACTTTCGTGAGAAGATGTTCCATTTCGACCATGAGCGTATCCCGGAACGCGTGGTCCATGCCCGGGGTTACGGCGCGCATGGGTTCTTTGAAACCTATGAACCGCTGATAGAATTCACCCGCGCCGACATTTTCCAGCGCGCCGGAGAGATCACCCCGGTCTTCGTGCGTTTCTCGACCGTGGCGGGATCGAAGGGCAGCGCCGATCTTGCCCGCGATGTGCGTGGCTTTGCGGTGAAGTTCTACACGCAGGAAGGCAACTGGGATCTTGTCGGCAACAACATCCCGGTCTTCTTCATCCAGGATGCGATCAAATTCCCCGACATCATCCATGCGGTGAAACCCGAACCCGACCGGGGCTTTCCGCAGGCGCAATCGGCGCATGACAATTTCTGGGATTTCATCAGTCTGACCCCGGAATCCATGAATATGATCATGTGGGTGATGTCGGACCGGGCCATCCCCCGGTCATTCCGGTTCATGGAGGGGTTCGGGGTCCACACCTTCCGTCTGCTGGATGAGAATGACAAGTCCACCTTCGTGAAATTCATCTGGAAGCCCAAACTGGGCATGCAATCGGTGATGTGGAACGAGGCGGTCAAGATCAACGGTGCCGATCCCGACTTTCACCGCCGCGATCTGTGGAACGCCATTCAGGCCGGGGACTTCCCGGAATGGGAGCTGTGCCTGCAGCTCTTCGATCAGGACTTCGCCGACAGCTTTGACTTCGACGTTCTCGACCCGACCAAGCTGATCCCCGAGGAACTGATCAAGCCGATCCCGGTCGGACGTCTGGTGCTGGACCGCATGCCCGACAACTTCTTCGCCGAGACCGAGCAGGTCGCATTCATGACGCAGAACGTGCCGCCGGGGATCGATTTCTCCGACGATCCGCTGCTGCAAGGCCGCAATTTCAGCTATCTTGATACCCAGCTGAAGCGGCTTGGCAGCCCGAACTTCACCCACATCCCGGTGAATGCGCCGAAATGCCCCTTCGCGCATTTCCAGCAAGACGGGCATATGGCGATGCGCAACCCGAAAGGCCGGGTGAATTACCAGCCGAACTCGCACGGGCTTGGCCCCCGCGAAGACCCGCAACGTGGCCATCGCAGCCATGCTACCCCGCCCGAAGGCCCGAAACAGCGCCTGCGTCCTGAAAGCTTTGCCGATCACTACAGCCAGGCACGTCAGTTCTATCTGTCGCAAACGGCGGTCGAGCAGAAGCACATCGCCAGCGCTCTGGTCTTCGAGCTGGCGAAATGCGAGCTGCCGGTGATCCGCGAGCGCATGATCGCGCATCTCCTGAACATCGACGGACCGCTGGCCGAGACGGTTGCCGAAAAGCTGGGGATCAAGATGCTGCCCGATCCGGCAGATGCCGCCGTGGCACCTGTCGATCTTCCGGAATCCCCGGCCCTCAGCATCCTCAGCAATCCCCCTGAAAGCTTCGCAGGCCGCAAGGTCGGTGCGCTGATCTGCGACGGCGTGGACGCGGCGCTGGTGCAGGAACTGGCGGATGCGCTGGCCAGCGAAGGCGCCATGCTGGAAGTGATCGCCCCTAAGATCGGCGGCGCCAGGGCTGCGGATGGCAGTCTCATCCCCGCCATGCATATGGTGGATGGCGGGCCGTCGGTGCTCTTCGATGCGGTGGCACTGATCCTGACACCGGAAGGAGCCGAAAGGCTGGCCGGGGATGTGGCGGCGCGCGATTTTGTCAGTGACGCTTTTGCCCACTGCAAGTTCATTGCGCATACGCAGGGGGCTACGGCGCTGCTGGAAGCGGTCGGAATTGAGCCAACGGCGGATGAGGGGCTGCTGCCATTGGACCTTGGAACCTGCGCCGATTTTGTCGCCACCTGTCGGCAGATACGTCTCTGGGCCCGCGAACGCGCATTAAAGCCCTGACGCGAATGGGACAGGGGCTGAGACATGGTTCACTGGGGCCCGACTGCGTGCATATTTGTGTCGATATGCAACGTCTGTTTGGCCCCGGCTATCCCTGGGCGGTACCGTGGCTGGACCAGATTATGCCGAATGTCGAAGCGATATGCGGTCACAATTCTGCACGCACCATCTTCACTCGCTTCCTGCCCCCTGCCAACCCCGACGAGACAATCGGAGCATGGCGACATTACTATCGGAAGTGGGACTGCGTCACTCTGGACAGGATCGGAGCCGAGGCGGTACACCTCCTGCCCGAACTGGTGCGCCACACCCCGCCAGCGAAGATCATCGACAAGATGGTCTATTCGCCATGGTTTGATCCGGCGCTGGACCGTCTCCTCGCTCGGGCAAAGGTGAATTCGATCCTCCTGACCGGAGGCGAGACCGATATCTGCGTTTTGGCCACGGCATTGGGAGCTATTGATCGAGGTTTTCGGGTGGTCATGGTCAGGGATGCACTTTGCAGTTCATCCGACCGCACACATAGTGAGTTGATGGATCTCTACTCCAGCCGTTTCGATACGCAGATTGAGGTGGCAGATACCGAGGAAACTTTGGAAAACTGGCCAAAGGGCTGAGCAGCGCGTAACGCGTATTCCCTTCGCTTCTGTTCCTTGCAGCAGGTGTGCCCAAATCTCTGTGGCCACACTTTTCCACGATGTGGCGCCGATCTTGAGATTGACCCGTGCTCCGGGTGGCCGGGGTTTAGAACTTCCGGCTCAGTCCGGTCTCACCCGTCAGCCCGAAGCGCCATGGCAGGTCCACCGCGCGAGAGATCCCAATGCGAGGACCGCTGATCACTTCCCCGGTCGGCCGGACTGCGGGTCTGAGCACCAGATCGGCTCCGTCGAAGGGCCTGCCATTGTCGGAACTCCGTACATCCAGGGCCTGACACAATCGTCCCGGTCCAGCGCACAGAGGTCCCGTCGGGCGGCGCTTCCGCACCACATCCAATCCCCATTCCGGGCGCAATGCGCGGATCAGCACTGCCTCACCCGGGCGACCGACCACATTCAGACAGAGATGCATCCCGTAGGAAAGATAGACATAGGCATGGCCCGCAGGGCCGAACATCGCACTATTACGCAGGGTTGGCCCGCGAAAGCTGTGGGATGCCGGATCATCTGCAGCGTAGGCCTCCGTCTCGATGACGATTCCTCCCACGCCACGCACCAACAGAGCTGCGCCAATGAGCTTGCGAGCCAGCGCACATGCGTCCAGCTCAGGATCGAAAGGCGGCGTGAATGATAAGGTCATGGCGCATGCCCTCTGTGCTGCTCCTCACTTTAAGCTGGCAAGCAGGCCGCCTCGCGCGAAGAAATGTCGGCTGATCGCGGAGTGCCTTAACCTTAACGGCCTGAACACGCCAAAGCCCCCCACCCCTCAAAGGCATGCTTAAACCTGCTGGCACATTACAGCATATTTCGCACGGCAATAAAGGCAGCGGCCATTG is from Gemmobacter sp. 24YEA27 and encodes:
- a CDS encoding glycosyltransferase family 4 protein → MRLLAHTLDPAKYRIEVLPCFRKDGMPDQSHDQLRALGVTVDTTAYTLGFEDTVAYLRRRITGADIVISSQNVADIYPAMDGLALHPPLIEHGGLVSEALAGPKHLTTRYVGVCDTIRAAAAGRMPDRPQHAIEIPSMVDLTEFDPATRGPMRHSLGVAPDQILIGWVGRLDRKKRVEDFLRAAADVARTEPLARFVIVGGPDAFMPDYADALHRLAQTLGLSERLIFIGDRPMCPRCSPPWTSSAGCHAGKGCRM
- a CDS encoding catalase — encoded protein: MPKFKSARIHDQTLTRGAGGELHQTAEDGFDTLTTAQGGPVADDQNALKIGARGPTLIEDFHFREKMFHFDHERIPERVVHARGYGAHGFFETYEPLIEFTRADIFQRAGEITPVFVRFSTVAGSKGSADLARDVRGFAVKFYTQEGNWDLVGNNIPVFFIQDAIKFPDIIHAVKPEPDRGFPQAQSAHDNFWDFISLTPESMNMIMWVMSDRAIPRSFRFMEGFGVHTFRLLDENDKSTFVKFIWKPKLGMQSVMWNEAVKINGADPDFHRRDLWNAIQAGDFPEWELCLQLFDQDFADSFDFDVLDPTKLIPEELIKPIPVGRLVLDRMPDNFFAETEQVAFMTQNVPPGIDFSDDPLLQGRNFSYLDTQLKRLGSPNFTHIPVNAPKCPFAHFQQDGHMAMRNPKGRVNYQPNSHGLGPREDPQRGHRSHATPPEGPKQRLRPESFADHYSQARQFYLSQTAVEQKHIASALVFELAKCELPVIRERMIAHLLNIDGPLAETVAEKLGIKMLPDPADAAVAPVDLPESPALSILSNPPESFAGRKVGALICDGVDAALVQELADALASEGAMLEVIAPKIGGARAADGSLIPAMHMVDGGPSVLFDAVALILTPEGAERLAGDVAARDFVSDAFAHCKFIAHTQGATALLEAVGIEPTADEGLLPLDLGTCADFVATCRQIRLWARERALKP
- a CDS encoding cysteine hydrolase, translating into MGQGLRHGSLGPDCVHICVDMQRLFGPGYPWAVPWLDQIMPNVEAICGHNSARTIFTRFLPPANPDETIGAWRHYYRKWDCVTLDRIGAEAVHLLPELVRHTPPAKIIDKMVYSPWFDPALDRLLARAKVNSILLTGGETDICVLATALGAIDRGFRVVMVRDALCSSSDRTHSELMDLYSSRFDTQIEVADTEETLENWPKG
- a CDS encoding DNA-3-methyladenine glycosylase, with translation MTLSFTPPFDPELDACALARKLIGAALLVRGVGGIVIETEAYAADDPASHSFRGPTLRNSAMFGPAGHAYVYLSYGMHLCLNVVGRPGEAVLIRALRPEWGLDVVRKRRPTGPLCAGPGRLCQALDVRSSDNGRPFDGADLVLRPAVRPTGEVISGPRIGISRAVDLPWRFGLTGETGLSRKF